The DNA sequence CGAACACCGGCCCCGTCACCACGGACATCACTTCCTGCACGGCGGCCTCGGCCGCACCCTTCAGGATGCGCTTGACGACCGTCCGCGTCACCGCGACCCCGCCCAGCGCGCCGAGCTCCGAGAGGCCCAGGGTGAACGGCGCGGCGGCCTGCGCCGTCGCCACCTCGGCCGCGAGGATGCCGAGTTGCACGATGGCCGCGCCCTTGGCTCCCGCCACGACGACCGCCGCCGCGTCCAGGCCGCCGGCGAGCAGCCGTCCCGCCTCCGCGAGGTTGTGCAGGTGCTTGCCGTTGAGCTTGCGGACGTGCCCCTCGATGGCCTGCGTCATCTCGCCGCGGTTGGTGGAGATGAGCCGGTTCAGGGCGACGTTGGAGTCACCCCGGCCCGCGTCCACGTCGGTCGCGAAACCGCGGAGCGACTTGGCCATCTCGCGGTAGTCGTCCTCGTCGACGTTCGGCCAGTTGACGCCGATCAGGTCGAGCACGAAGGCCAGTTTGTCCGGTAGGACGACTCCCATCTCTGTTCCCCCGTCAGAACACTGTCAAGATCCAAGCCCTCCGACCTTAGGCAAGAATCCGTTCGTCCTCAATTTCATTGCCCGTGGTGGACCGCACACCTCCGCCGGCCCCTGCCGCACTTGCCGAAAGCCCCGGTGACGCAAGCCTGGTGGCCGGTAGCCTGACGGCGGGCTCGCGGGAGCGGGCCCGCGGCGTTCGTCATCCGTGCGGAAAGGAACTCCTCTGATGGCCACCCAGCGTGAGACGGAAGAGCTGTACGCCATGGACATCTCCGGCGTGGAATGGCTCAGCGCTCCGGACACCCCGACGAAGGAGCGCGTGGAGATCGCCTACCTCCCGGGCGGAGCCGTCGCCATGCGCAACTCCGAGGACCCGGACACGGTGCTGCGGTACACGGCGAGCGAGTGGAAGGCGTTCGTCCTGGGGGTGCGGGACGGGGAGTTCGACATCACGTGACGCGTGGCGCTCGAACGACGTGGCCCCCTGCCGTCTCCTAAGGAGCCGGCAGGGGGCCGCCGTGTTCGTGACCCTCGGTCAGGAGCCGCCCGGAGGGCGGCCACCACCCTGCGGGGGCATCGGAGGCTGCGGGGGCTGCTGCGGGTACGGCGGATCCATCGGCGCCGTACCGCCGTACGGCCCGGCGGCGACAGTCGGCTGCTGCGCTTGCTGCCTCCGCACCCTGGCCTTACGCCGCGCCCGGCGCACCATCAGTGCCACCAGCACGGCCCCGGGCACGACCACGGCCACGGCACCGCCGATGAACCAGGGCAGGTTGTCGTCCTTGCCCTTGGCCTTGCCCTTCTTGCCGTTCACACCCGCGGGCTCGTGGGTGACGGGAGCGGTCGGGCTCGCGCCCTTCGCGGAGGACTTGTCGGTCTTCTCCGCTGCAGCGACCAGCGGGTTGACGTCGGGGGGGCCGGGGTCGCCCTTGTTCTCCAGCACGTTCTCGCGCGGGCGGATCATGCCATAGCCGACGTACTCGCTGGGCACCTTGCCGTGCGGCGGCCTGCCGGCGGTGTCCAGGAGGACACGCAAGACTTGGTTGCCGGTCCACTTGGGGTGCAGGGACCAGACGAGGGCGGCGCTGGCGGAGGCGAGGGCGGTGGCTTGGCTGGTGCCTCTGCTACGGCAATATCCCGTCTTCCCGCCACACACGGTGGGGATGTCGACCCCAGGAGCGGACAAGGCCGTCTGCGGGCCATGCGTCGAGAACTTGCCTGCTTGCAGGCGTGTGTCGACAGCCCCGACGCCCACAACTCCTCGAATCGCCGCCGGATACTCGACAGCGTTGGTTCTATCCCCCTCGTTTCCGACGCCTGCGAAAAGAAGCTTTCCCCGCTCTATCGCATAGTCCACGGCACGCTGGATCTGCGCCTTCTGCTTGTCATCCACTGAGGCCGCAGCACTGACGATGGACATGCTGATGATGCGCGCATCGCTGTCGGCCGCATACCTGATGCCATCGGCGATGGCTGCGGTGTCGCCCAAACCTGACATGACCTTCACGGGCAGAATGTGTGCTCCGGGGGCGAGTCCCCTCACCTGCATGTCGCTTTGGCCACTGCCGGCGATGAGCGCTGACATAGCCGTGCCATGGAGATCGTCGGCTTCGCGACCGTCCTTGCCTTCCTCACCGAGGACATAACTCTTCCCGGGAAGCACCTTCCCCCGCAGCTCCGGCTGGGAAGCACGCACACCGGTATCCAACACCGCAACGGTGATGCCTTTGCCTGTGGTCTTTTCCCACATGCGCTCGGCTTGCATGGTCTCCAGGTACCACTGCCCCTCGCGGACCGTTCCGGCATGCGCGGAGGGGGCGCCGACGCCCCCGACGGCGAGCAGAGAACTCAGAGCGGACGCCAAAACCAGCACGCGGCGACGAGCGCCCCTCATCATCGTCTTTTTCACGTGTCCTCTGCTCACCATCCGACATCGGGTACAGGCGTTACTGGACCACTGGGGGAACGTTCTCGGGTCCACCCCCGGTCCAGGTTTCCTCGTCCTCTGTAAGGTAGCCGGACCCCTGAGCCCGCTTCCGCTCCTTCTCCGCCTCTCGGTTGCTCGTTCCCGCAGCACCGCCCCCACGGATGAGCCCGCTTCCACCCGGCGTGAATTCACGTCGGGCTCCCATGGCTCCCGTGGGACCTTCCACGACACCGCCGGGCTGCGACGCATACCGCCTCGCAGCAGCTCCGGTTCCGCGAGAAGGGAAGCCTGAACCCATGCTCCCCGGAGCGCCCATCATTCCACGGCCCGTTTGCTGCGATTCACCACCGATGACAGTTCCACGCGGAATGCCCCGACCGCTCGCCGCCCCGGGTCCCGAAACAGGCGTGCCGCCGATGACGCCGGGATCGATCCTCGGCGCGGCGGGCACCTTCCCTACCCCGGGGACACCGAAACGACCAGGGTCGACAGCGCTCCGGCCCGGCCTGCCCATGTTCACCGGCGAAGTCGGCTGGGACCCAGGTCCATTGGGGCCGTGCGGCCGGCCGCCCCCAGGACGGGGATACCCAGGAAGAACCGGGCCCGTGGGCAGCGGCGGCACCGGTGGGACCGACCGGGAATGATCAGTCGGGACCTGTGGCCCCGTGCCGGGTGAAGGCGTCGTCGGAGCGGGAGCAGGGGGCGCAGCAGGGCCACTGTCGATGCGCGTGCCGGTCGGGCCCTGGCCGGAGCCCGTGCCGTCATGCCCACCCGCAGGCACGTGCACAGGCCCCGTTCCGGTGTCGCCATGTACCGGAGGCGGAATCTGTGCGCCTGAAGCGTCCGGGTACGCGGAACCGGCCGGACGCGTCGCCGCGCCACTCCCGCCTTCGGCCCCGCTGCCTGCCGCGGCGCTGTACGGCTGCCCCCCGGCAGAGCCCCCGGCGGCGGACCCACCGGACGGGCCGTACGGCTCGCTCCAGTCACCATACGGATCGTCAATGCCCCATGACCCGGGCATCGGCCGGAACTCAGGAACCTCCAGCCCTGCAATCGTGGCCCGGGCCCTCACGCATTTGTCGGCCGCCCTCTTGACGGGGCCGTCTTCAGCCATGACTGTTTCGCGCCTGTCGGCCACTGCCTTGATGCGGGCCTTTTCCTTGTCCGCGTCCGCATAGCACTGGCCGATGTCGCCGGGCGGCGTCTTCATGAGTTCGTCGACGGCGGCCTTGATGTCGCCGCCGGCTTCGATCATCTCCTTGCCCGTCACCTTGGCGACATGGGCCAGCTTGATGATCTGCTTGGCGAAGGCGTCGCCCCACTCGCGGAAGGCGTCGCCTCCTTCGCCCTTCCACTCCGTCCGGCCGACATGCCCCTTCAGCTCGCTGCCGATGCTATCGATCTCCGGGCCGGCCTCCTCGAGAGCGCGGCCCTTGCCGCTCAGTTCCTCGCCCTTGGCGTGAATGAACGAGTAGTAGATCTCCTCGAAGGACATGCTCTTCACGCTCTTGGAGTTTTCACCCATGATGTTCCTCCCCCCGCATCACGGCGTGGCCTGATCGGAGGATTCCTCTCCTCCACCCTTACCGGAGTGGTCTCCGGGCTTTCCATTCTTGTTCTGCTCGTCCTGGTGCTTCAGCTTCTGTTGCTGTTCCCAGTTCGCGATGGACCGCTTCTGGATTTCGGCGAGCCGTTGCGCGTGCTCACGGTCGACGTTCTTATAGTCGCGGTCCGCCATGCCCACCGCGAGGCTCATGGCCTCCAGCTGGTCGCCCAGCATCTGGGACAGGAGTTCCAGCCGCTGGTGGACCCTGTCGTACGCGTCCGACAGGGCCTGCGCCTCCCCGAAGCTGCCGAACGCCTCCTTGCTGACCTTCTGGTTGGCGATGTGCTGGTGGGAAGCGGCGGACTTGTCCAGCTTGCCGAGGAGGCGGTCCACACGCTTTTTCAGGCCCTGGAGGTTGTCCTCGTCCCCCACATCCAGATCCGACGGACTGCCACCGCCCCCGCCGTGCTGTGCCGGATCCCCGGATCCCATGAGTCAGCCCCCTGTTGGTGAATGTGCATGCACGATGAAGTCTGTTGGAAACGCCCGTGGGCGCGGTCTGCGGACAACCGGCCGCATCCGCGCCCACGGACGGAGAACGAGTGCGAGGACGGCTCAGTGGCCGAAGCGGGCCGCCTGGCGCTTGTCGTTGGACTGGTAGCCGTGGGTGGCCTCCATGAGGAGGCTGGAGATCTTCAGCAGGGTCTGGTGCATGTCGTCCACGTTGGTCTTCCAGCCCTTGTGGCGGGAGTGGAACGCCTGCTGGGTCTCACCGTCCCACTGGGCGACCTGCGCCTCGACGCGGGCGTCGAGCGAGTCCAGCTCGCTCTTGATGTTGTTGGCCGCCGACTTGACCGCGTTCGAAGCCTCGACGACGGTGCCGTACTTGATTTCCATGAAACTGTCTCCTGACGCGATGCGGAAGCGGAAAGCGGCGGTCAGCCGTGGAACCGGCCCAGGACACCGGTGACGCCGCCGTCACCCATGCCGGTGGTGCCGCCCTCGCCCACGCCCTTGAAGCTGTTGAGGCGCTCCTGCTCCTCCTGGTCGAAGCCCTGACGGCTCGACTGCATCGCGTCCTTGGTGAAGGCCAGCAGTTCCTTCAGCCGGCGCGTGTCCTCGTTCACACGCTCCTGGAGGGAGTGGTAAGCGGACGCCGCATCGCCCTTCCAGCCGCCCTGCACGGTGGCGACGACGCCCTTGAGGCTGTTGATCTTGGCCTCGAGCGTGTCGTGCATGGTCCCCAGATCCTTGACCAGCTGATCGAGGTTTCCTACTTCAAGCCGAAGGTCGGCCATCGTTACACCTACCCCCCATGAATCGGATGTTCTGTGGGAGCCCTTCGCACGGCTCCCCTTTGCATCAGACCGAAGTTGTCGGCTGCCACTCTAGCCACTCACACGAGGGCGTCCAACCGGTATGCCTTTGACGTGAGTTCGCGCACGCGTGTCACTCGCGTGAGGCGGTCATTGGTCCAGACATCAACCAAGCCGACGAGCGAGCCGTCACCCGCGTCGTCGCCGGTCCCGTAGCGCCACTGCCGTTCCCGCGACCGCCGCGATGAGGACACCGGCCGTTATCAGCGCGTATGTGGCGAGGCGTTCGTCGCGTTCGCGCGGTGTCTCGCCGATGGTGAGCGGGGCGGCTTTCGGTACGGCCCGGCCGGCCGAGACGGCGCGGTCCGCCACCGGTGCGTCGATGGGGTGGTCGTCCTCGGTCAGCGCGCGCACCGGATCGGCGACGCCCCAGCCGACGAAGTCGTCGCGGCCCTTGACGGCCCTTTCCGCGGTCTGCTCGATCTGGGCGACGACCTGATGCTGTTTCCAGTTCGGGTGTTTCGCGCGGAGAAGCGCCGCGATTCCGGCGACGTACGGCGCCGAGAAACTCGTTCCGCTGTCCACGCATTGGCCGCCCTTCGGCACGGTGGAGACCATTTCGACGCCGGGCGCGGCCACTCCGACGAAATCGCCCGTCTGGGAAAAGGCGGCGCGTTCGTTGTTGCGGTCGGAGGCGGCCACGGCGAGTACGCCCGGGTATGCCGCCGGGTACGTTTTCCGCACCTTGCCCTGGAGTCCGTCGTTGCCCGCCGAGGCCACCACGACGATGTCCTCGTTCAGGGCCTCCCGGACGGCCTGGGCGAGATCCGAGTCGGCGTGCAGCGGTTTCGCGGTGTCCTGCGAGATGTTGATGACGCGGGCGTGCCGGCTGATCGCGTGCCGGATGGCGGTGGCGAGCGTGCGCTCGGTACCGGTGCCCTTCTCGTCGTTCTGCCGGATGGGCAGGATCGTGGCCTCGGGGGCGAGCCCGACGAAGCCCGTGCCCTCGCGCGGGCGGGCGGCGATGATGCCCGCGACCTTCGTGCCGTGGCCGACCGGATCGGTGGTGCCGTCGGTGCGCGCGCCCTTCTCCTGCGGGGCGTTCTTGTCCTTGGGCAGCAGGTCCAGGCCCGCGGACCGGTCGACGGCCGGGGCCAGCTGGGGGTTGTCGATGTCGACGCCGGTGTCGATGACGGCCACCCGGACGCCCTTGCCCTTGGTGTCCTGCCAGAGCCGGTCGAAGACGACCCGCTGCAGAGCCCACGGCATGCCCGATATCTGCTGCTTCATCGGGAAGGTGCACTCGCCGTTGCCGTTCAGGGCCAGCGCGGCGCCCGGCCCCTCGGCGCGCGGCCCGGCCGCCGCCGCGCCCGTGCCCGCCACCGTCAGAACCGTGGCCATGACCATGACCGACACCGCGGCCGTTCTCAGTACCGTCATCGCAGCCGTCATCGAACAGCCCCCCTCACGAGCTCTGCGGCTGGCCGGCGCTGTTGACGTCCAGCCGAGGTCCCTTGGGCAGGAAGGCGGACCAGTTGTCCGGCACCGGCAGCGGCTTGACGTCCTTGTACCCGAGCCGGATCTGCGCTTCGTTGGCCTGCGCCGCCCGCTCCTCCGGCGTCTTCGGCTTGTCGTCGTCACCGATGCCCGAGCGGCCCGCGCTGCTGTCGTTGTTGGTCTGCACCGCGTATCGCAGTCCGGTGTCGGTCACCAGGAAGAGCGAACCGACGCTCGTGGACGAGCCGTTGATCTGGCGGTAGAGCAGGCCGCTGCCCGGGGTGACGTAGGCGCTGGTCGCGCCGTCCACGATCTCGGCGGGGTACTTGGCGCCGGCCCAGGTGGTCAGCTGGGGCACGCCCTTGCCGTCCACGCCGTGCATCACGTTGCAGACCGTACGGACACCGGTGCCCGCGTCGTTGACCTGGGTGGGGACGAGCCCCGGCCAGCCGTACTGGCCGTAGAACCACTCGGGGGACGAGGTGAAGGACTGCGGACCGACCTCCTCCGCCCGCGCGTTCTGGTGCAGCACCACCGCGTCCGGGCTGGTGAGCAGCAGCCGCGCGACGAGGTCGGAGACGGGCGCCACCTGGCCCGGGAGCACCACGTAGTGCTGCATGCCCTTGCCGGCGACGGCGCGGATGACGGTGCCGACCCGGTTGAGCCGCGGGTCGAGGCTGCCGACGCCCGCCGGGGCGCCGATCCGGCCGGGGAGCCGGGGGAAGGTGATGGGCGTGCCCTCGTGCAGGGTGCCCAGCCACTCCTTGTCGACCTTCTGCGGGCGGGCGCCCTCGCTGAACAGCGAGCGGCGCAGCACCTGGTCGCGGGGGGACGGGTGGTCGCCGTCGGGCAGGCCGACGAGGTGCTTGGTGCCGCCCGGGTCGACGAGGTAGCGGTCGCCGGTGGGCCCCTCGACATACAGGGCCTGACCGTCGCGCAGTTTCCCGCTGCCGGCGACCTTCGCGGCGTCGCGGGAGGCCAGGAGGAACACGGCCTTCTGCACCGTTTTGCCCCCACTGCCCGGCTGTTCGCAGACGGCCCAGCTCTTCTCCTTGCCGGCGTCCTCGGGCGCGGGCAGCCGGTCGGGGGCGTACGGGATGCCGAGGGTGGGGCCGCGCTGGATCTTCCCGTTGTCGAGCTCGCCCTCGTCGACCTTTATCACCGAGGACTTCTCGGGCTTCAGGAGGAGTTTCGCGGAGGAGAAGTTGAGGACCGGGTGCAGCCGCTTGGTGCCGTCGGTCTTGAGGACGACGTACCGGGTGGTCGACTTGCTGCCCACGATGACGTGCGCCCCGGGCTCCGACCAGCCGGCCGGCGCCTTGGGCTTGAAGATGCCCCAGCCGCCGAAGCCCGCCAGGACGAGCGCCCCGACGACGATTCCGGGCAGGATGGCGCGCACCGGGCGCGGCGCCGCCTCGTCCGTCCCCGCCGCCGAGGGCTGCAGGAACGCGGCGACCATGCGCTTGCGCGCGAAGGTGTAGGCGTTGAGCTCGTCCCGCCGTGTTGCCATGTGCCGAAGTACTCCCCCCGTCGCCGGGTTCCGTTCGCCGGGTTCCGTCCGGGCCCGCCGCCGGGCCGGCCGTCGGAACCGGCCGGACCCGCTGGTCGGACCTGCCCTCGGTCCGCGTTGTCAGACCGGCCCCCTACTATGCCTGTTGACGATCCGGTTCCGCCGTCCGGGTGTGGTCGTCGCGCGGGCCCGGGTCCGCGGCGGCCGGTCCGCGCCCGTGGCGGGCGTGGTTCTCCGGACGGTCCGGTGCGTGTGCCGGTGAGGGTTCCGGCGCGTTTCCGGTGAGTGTGCCGGCGCGTGCCCGGTGAAGTGTTCCGACGAGGGTGAGGGGGGTGCGCGGGTATGGCGTCCGCGGCGCGATCGGCGCAGCAGGCCACAGTGGTGCGCCGACGGTCCGGGCCGGGCCGGCTGGGCCCGGTGCGGCTGCAGCAGCTCGTGCTGCTGGAGGTGGCGGCGGCGCTGGTGCTCGTGGGGTACGCCGTCGACCCGCTGCTGGCCGCCCCCGCCGGCGGAGTGGCCGTCGTCCTCGCGGCGTTGGCGCTCGCGCGACGGCGGCAGCGGCCGGTGCCGGAGTGGCTGGGCGCGGTCCTCGCGCTGCGCCGCCGTACGCGCGGTACCACCGGCGCGCCGGCTTCCCCCGATGTCGCGCCCGCCCTGGCCCCGCTCGTCGAGTGCGAACCGGCGCTGCGCGTGGAGTCGTTCACGGACCGCGAGAGCCGGCACATAGGCGTGGTGGGCGACGGGACGTTCGTGACCGTCGTCCTCCAGGTCGAGGCGGTGGACGAGCCGCTGCGCCCGCTGCGGGTGGAGAAGGCGCTCCCGCTCGGTCTGTTGCGGGACGCGCTGGACACGGCGGACGTCCGGCTGGAGTCGGTGCAGGTGGTGCAGAGCGCGCTACCGTCGCCCGCCCCCCATCTGTCCGCCCAGGCGCTGGCCGCGCGCAACTACGCGCCGCTGCAGGCGCTGACGGGCGCCCCCGCGGTCCGCATGACCTGGGTGGCGCTCAAGCTCGACCCGGAGCTGTGCCCGGAGGCCGTCGCGGCCCGGGGCGGCGGTGTCCGGGGGGCGCGGCGATGTGTGCTGCGCGCGGCGGACCAGCTGGCGAGCCGGTTGCGGAGCGCCGGCTTCCGGGCGGTGCTGCTCGCGGAGGAGGAGCTGGCGACGGCCCTGTCGACCGCGGCGAACGTCAACCCGGCCGCCACGGCGCAGGCGAGCCGTTCGGGTACGAGCGCGCGGCGGACCGCCGAGACGTCCCGGACGTGGCGGTGCGACGACCGGTGGCACACCTCGTACTGGGTGGGCCGCTGGCCGCAGTTGGGCTCCGGGGCGGCGTCCCTGCCGCAGCTGGCGGCGCTGCTGACGTCCCTGCCCGCGCTGTCGACGACGCTGAGCCTGACGCTCGGCCGCGGGCGCGCCCAGGACGGCGGACATGTGCCGACGGTCACCGGGCACATACGGGTGTGCGGGCGCAGCGCCGACGAACTGGGCGAGGTCCGGCGGGAGCTGGAGCGGACGGCGCGCGGGGTGAAGGTCGGGCTCGTCCGGCTGGACCACGAGCAGGTGCCGGGCGTCCTCGCCACGCTGCCGCTGGGAGGGACGCGCTGATGGGTCTGTTGTCGAGAACGACGCGGGTACGCCGGGATCCGGCGGCGCCGGCCGGTTCCCCGTCCGCTGTCCCGCCGCCGGCCTCTCCGGTCTCCCCGGCGTCCGTCGGCCGCACCCCGGCCCGGCGCCCGGCGCCCGGCTTCGGGCTGCTCGGCCCCCGCCGCGAGCGGCACGAGCTGGACCCCGACCGCTTCGCGGAGCTCGGCCTGCCGGTCGGTGACGACGGTGTGGTCGTCGGTACGGACGCCCAGGGCGCCCCGGCCGTGCTGGGGCTGGTCCGCCCGGCCGCGTTCGACGTGGTCCTGGTGGGCGGCGCGTGGACGGCGCAGGTCATCGCGCTGCGCGCGGTGGGCACGGGCGCGCGGGTCGCCGTGGAGAGCGGACGTCCGCAGCTGTGGACGGCGCTCGCGCAGGCCGCCAACACCGGCCAGCAGTCCATCACCCTGCACGACGTGGGCCGCGTTCCCCCGCAGGGCCCCTCGGTGCCGAGCCCCGTCCTCATCGTCCGCGACTGCGGCATACGCCCGCCGCTCGGCCGCGTCCGCTCCGCGCCCTGGCAGCCGGTGCTGACCCTGCTCCCCTACCCCGGCCCCACGACCGCGCGCCTGATGTCCCAGGCGGATCTCGTCGGCGTCCAGCGGGTCGCCCCCGAGGAGGCCGTCCAGATCGGCCGCACCATGAACCTGCCCCGGGAGGACGTGGAGTCCCTCTCCACCCTCCCCGACGGCGTCACCCTGTGGTGCACCCGCTCGTCCCGGACGTACGTCACCACCCGGCCGACGGACCCGGAGGCGGGGTTGCTGGGGGCGGCGCGGCGGTTGGAGTAAGCGGGTCGGGTCGCCGGGAACGGCCCTGCGCCGGGCCGTGTTCCGGCGCTCGTCCGGGTGTCATATCACCGGCATCGCCGTCAGCCGGCCGGACTGCAAGAGGAACACCCGGTTTCCCGCACCCGCCGTCAGCCATTCACTCGCCTCGCCGGAACAGGTCCAGGCGGGCTTGCCGGTGTCCTTGTGCAGGGCGACGATGTCGTTGCCCTCGACCGATGACGCCACCCACACCATGCCCCCCTCCACGGTCACCGGAGTCGTGTAAGCGGTGTGTCCCAGCGGATGAATCCAGTCGGTCCGACCGTCATGCCGGTTGCGTCGGCTGATGCGGTCACCGTCAACGGCGTACAGCGCGTCACCGTCGAGTACAGGCGCGCTCCAGCCACCCACATAGCCATATGGCGCGGTTCCGGCGGGCAGTGACCACACCTCCTTGCCATCGGCCACTCGCCTGGCGGTCAACGTCTTGCCGCCCAGGTAGACCGTGTCGCCCGAGATGGCGGGGAGAAGCCCCTTGAAACGGTTCTGACGCGGCAGCCGCCACACGGTGCGCCCCGTGCGGGCGTCCAGAGCGACGACGTCTCCGCCTTCTCCGGCGTAGACCACCAGCCGGCCGCCGCCGGCCACCGCCACGGCCGGCTGGGCGATGCTGGAGGGCACCGGCTTGCGCACCGTCCACCGACGATCCCGGGTGGAGAGGTCGAAAGCGGACAGGCGATCCTCGTCACCGTACTGACCGCAGGACACGTAAACCGTCGCGTCGTCGGCTGCCAGAACGCGCTGAATCCTTTCTCCAGCGCTCCACCGCGGCTTGCCCGAGCGACTGTCGAGCGCGGTCAGCCGGTTGTCGACGACCGTGGCGAGCAGCCCCTCCGAGAGCTCCGCACACCCGGCGTGGAACCTGTTCTGCAGACTCCATTTCACCGCGCCGTCGGTCACTCCGAGTGCTGTCAGCCCTTCCTGCCGCCCTGCCACCATCACCACATCCCGGACAGGCAGGACCAACTCGCCGACGGGATACACCTCGACCGGCCCCCACAACGGTGTGGGCGGTTGACCATCGCGGTAGTCGGCGGCGTTCAGACGCTTCGCGTCCCAGGGCTGGGGAGCCGGCGTGTCCTCCTTCTCGGTCGGTCTCCTGTCCCCGTCGTCGCCTCCGCGGAGCAGCCACCAGGCGCCGCCACCCGTGGCGGCCAGGGCCAGGGTGCCGCCTCCGGCCAAACCGACGACGAAGCGGCGGCGTCCGAAGCCGGTTCTCACGTCCGAGCCGGGGAACGTCGCGAGTTGCCGGGCCTCTGCCGCGTGCCGGGCGATGTCGGCGGCCAGCGGGCCGCGGCGCCACAGCCGTTCGGTGCCCTTGGGCGGCGCGAGAGCGGTGGCGATCCGGGCGGGCGGCGGCCGGTGCGCGGGGTCCCTGGCGAAGCAGGGCGCGAGGAGCGGGTGCAGGTCCGGCGGCAGGGCGGAGAGGTCCGGCGTGCCGTGGACGACCTGGTACTGCACGGCCGCCACA is a window from the Streptomyces mobaraensis genome containing:
- a CDS encoding WXG100 family type VII secretion target, which produces MADLRLEVGNLDQLVKDLGTMHDTLEAKINSLKGVVATVQGGWKGDAASAYHSLQERVNEDTRRLKELLAFTKDAMQSSRQGFDQEEQERLNSFKGVGEGGTTGMGDGGVTGVLGRFHG
- a CDS encoding WXG100 family type VII secretion target, whose amino-acid sequence is MGENSKSVKSMSFEEIYYSFIHAKGEELSGKGRALEEAGPEIDSIGSELKGHVGRTEWKGEGGDAFREWGDAFAKQIIKLAHVAKVTGKEMIEAGGDIKAAVDELMKTPPGDIGQCYADADKEKARIKAVADRRETVMAEDGPVKRAADKCVRARATIAGLEVPEFRPMPGSWGIDDPYGDWSEPYGPSGGSAAGGSAGGQPYSAAAGSGAEGGSGAATRPAGSAYPDASGAQIPPPVHGDTGTGPVHVPAGGHDGTGSGQGPTGTRIDSGPAAPPAPAPTTPSPGTGPQVPTDHSRSVPPVPPLPTGPVLPGYPRPGGGRPHGPNGPGSQPTSPVNMGRPGRSAVDPGRFGVPGVGKVPAAPRIDPGVIGGTPVSGPGAASGRGIPRGTVIGGESQQTGRGMMGAPGSMGSGFPSRGTGAAARRYASQPGGVVEGPTGAMGARREFTPGGSGLIRGGGAAGTSNREAEKERKRAQGSGYLTEDEETWTGGGPENVPPVVQ
- the eccB gene encoding type VII secretion protein EccB, encoding MATRRDELNAYTFARKRMVAAFLQPSAAGTDEAAPRPVRAILPGIVVGALVLAGFGGWGIFKPKAPAGWSEPGAHVIVGSKSTTRYVVLKTDGTKRLHPVLNFSSAKLLLKPEKSSVIKVDEGELDNGKIQRGPTLGIPYAPDRLPAPEDAGKEKSWAVCEQPGSGGKTVQKAVFLLASRDAAKVAGSGKLRDGQALYVEGPTGDRYLVDPGGTKHLVGLPDGDHPSPRDQVLRRSLFSEGARPQKVDKEWLGTLHEGTPITFPRLPGRIGAPAGVGSLDPRLNRVGTVIRAVAGKGMQHYVVLPGQVAPVSDLVARLLLTSPDAVVLHQNARAEEVGPQSFTSSPEWFYGQYGWPGLVPTQVNDAGTGVRTVCNVMHGVDGKGVPQLTTWAGAKYPAEIVDGATSAYVTPGSGLLYRQINGSSTSVGSLFLVTDTGLRYAVQTNNDSSAGRSGIGDDDKPKTPEERAAQANEAQIRLGYKDVKPLPVPDNWSAFLPKGPRLDVNSAGQPQSS
- a CDS encoding WXG100 family type VII secretion target, with amino-acid sequence MEIKYGTVVEASNAVKSAANNIKSELDSLDARVEAQVAQWDGETQQAFHSRHKGWKTNVDDMHQTLLKISSLLMEATHGYQSNDKRQAARFGH
- a CDS encoding S8 family serine peptidase, which produces MKKTMMRGARRRVLVLASALSSLLAVGGVGAPSAHAGTVREGQWYLETMQAERMWEKTTGKGITVAVLDTGVRASQPELRGKVLPGKSYVLGEEGKDGREADDLHGTAMSALIAGSGQSDMQVRGLAPGAHILPVKVMSGLGDTAAIADGIRYAADSDARIISMSIVSAAASVDDKQKAQIQRAVDYAIERGKLLFAGVGNEGDRTNAVEYPAAIRGVVGVGAVDTRLQAGKFSTHGPQTALSAPGVDIPTVCGGKTGYCRSRGTSQATALASASAALVWSLHPKWTGNQVLRVLLDTAGRPPHGKVPSEYVGYGMIRPRENVLENKGDPGPPDVNPLVAAAEKTDKSSAKGASPTAPVTHEPAGVNGKKGKAKGKDDNLPWFIGGAVAVVVPGAVLVALMVRRARRKARVRRQQAQQPTVAAGPYGGTAPMDPPYPQQPPQPPMPPQGGGRPPGGS
- a CDS encoding DUF397 domain-containing protein: MATQRETEELYAMDISGVEWLSAPDTPTKERVEIAYLPGGAVAMRNSEDPDTVLRYTASEWKAFVLGVRDGEFDIT
- the eccE gene encoding type VII secretion protein EccE, which gives rise to MASAARSAQQATVVRRRSGPGRLGPVRLQQLVLLEVAAALVLVGYAVDPLLAAPAGGVAVVLAALALARRRQRPVPEWLGAVLALRRRTRGTTGAPASPDVAPALAPLVECEPALRVESFTDRESRHIGVVGDGTFVTVVLQVEAVDEPLRPLRVEKALPLGLLRDALDTADVRLESVQVVQSALPSPAPHLSAQALAARNYAPLQALTGAPAVRMTWVALKLDPELCPEAVAARGGGVRGARRCVLRAADQLASRLRSAGFRAVLLAEEELATALSTAANVNPAATAQASRSGTSARRTAETSRTWRCDDRWHTSYWVGRWPQLGSGAASLPQLAALLTSLPALSTTLSLTLGRGRAQDGGHVPTVTGHIRVCGRSADELGEVRRELERTARGVKVGLVRLDHEQVPGVLATLPLGGTR
- the mycP gene encoding type VII secretion-associated serine protease mycosin translates to MTVLRTAAVSVMVMATVLTVAGTGAAAAGPRAEGPGAALALNGNGECTFPMKQQISGMPWALQRVVFDRLWQDTKGKGVRVAVIDTGVDIDNPQLAPAVDRSAGLDLLPKDKNAPQEKGARTDGTTDPVGHGTKVAGIIAARPREGTGFVGLAPEATILPIRQNDEKGTGTERTLATAIRHAISRHARVINISQDTAKPLHADSDLAQAVREALNEDIVVVASAGNDGLQGKVRKTYPAAYPGVLAVAASDRNNERAAFSQTGDFVGVAAPGVEMVSTVPKGGQCVDSGTSFSAPYVAGIAALLRAKHPNWKQHQVVAQIEQTAERAVKGRDDFVGWGVADPVRALTEDDHPIDAPVADRAVSAGRAVPKAAPLTIGETPRERDERLATYALITAGVLIAAVAGTAVALRDRRRRG